In Drosophila pseudoobscura strain MV-25-SWS-2005 chromosome 4, UCI_Dpse_MV25, whole genome shotgun sequence, the following proteins share a genomic window:
- the bsf gene encoding leucine-rich PPR motif-containing protein, mitochondrial, with amino-acid sequence MASILRTGKLFRYFAGFTRNVLVNSVRENEASNLLTSAPCICSQFQSGFATNAAAKSELSLDKQIRRLDHDVRRIGRISRRDLEEILDEIRTHRTATSSQSLMVIRCCGNLVPEELPEVRTALVQEIWKTLNALNVPMDISHYNALLRVYLENEHPFAPTDFLAEIEAKGIEPNRVTYQRLIARYCQQGDIEGATRILEFMRGKSLPVNENVFNSLILGHSQANDLESAKGILAVMKQAGLEPSADTYTTLLCAFARHGDLAALQETLTECDQKEIILQDKDLLDTVYTLAVNGNSEKVDDLLAKLHISPGFNQDAVNVILRLVNKGHEEVGLQILRVMPRSNRVNGEPVDVGAFFIRQMVKANRPVEKILSICKTLQAEGLNPKALSIATEAGLTNGVVNNALPLLKEMKNAGLPIRQHYFWPLICSVESNQVLDIVRRMQQEFAVLPNSETIRDYVIPSLKEKNWERVITALRDAGVSNSTAVTSAVYAALVTHQIADAAKIMEQNRAHYVPMLFRQPLILALSHTNDYASFIRCVRQIHEGLQQRSAGKEEEAEQGEAAAAATEKNSVPDVVGGIVQEASNYFHRDRVATLEKILLGLVKQGLSISSAKATQLSDQLGAEMTPKISELLGKLSSGELEPTPLPSSGKRTLDSLSIDELERFIVNVEAKGENANNIKRQLLNACFRSQNIEKTLQVIEKLESEKYQIPLGIHAQLVDLYTHHKRSSEALDVYTKLRAKEPTFQLDNLKTVRLADLLLQEERVEEAFQLLADNKKDAPISETEGSFNYVSTVWRVLNAIAEAGQPEKLRRLFDALLADNYIVPTNVLLGPLIKVHLVKDDIPKAIETFEGICKTYKVTPWKNELSCRLIQKEDAVNLQRLTDLSTGIHGEVNSLYDLVFSFVECGRVRQARKILETPGLRTRPQRISSACDRYRNEGLLQPLEGLIEATKDLGHIDRNKIYYTLLLSYDKADEAEKALGLWTKMQEESLTPTDAFLLKLAEILRRKNIDVPFVVPETQQQSRRNRAPKNPEQTKTDTPKEESAVKKEPTPKKEPAKQEATVRPVSHKSGFRKALLANDPDAAISHKQNLAATDKINVLDTSRLIELLVRDDRLAEATKYVEELLADGLHPQIKIFRFYLNKVAAAGDLETLQKIGKQLNEEQKRMVSFDNRFCHANIVAGKAEPFLKQLTVEIDTAKTPEEAAKQAEKFPRGGAVGILDKHPELVPQYQTLAEKFAAHNQLGPMNVLWMHLISSGQEAASKEIWDKHLSQLPRLMFQRVLQTAREQQDEKLATSVISQLRDSKISEGAIGNAYSCLIDIQTTKGNHEKALDVLSNAVKDVSLENINRTALLRLKQAVEEKDLKFPYSIPEKRVSKADSSSSSTSSSDSSDDDVSPNIPETVPRKPGNQV; translated from the exons ATGGCTTCCATACTGCGGACGGGGAAACTGTTTCGCTACTTTGCTGGCTTCACCCGGAATGTGCTGGTCAACTCAGTGCGCGAGAACGAGGCGAGCAATCTGCTGACAAGTGCGCCCTGCATTTGCAGCCAATTCCAGAG TGGCTTCGCTACGAATGCCGCCGCCAAGTCGGAGCTGAGTCTCGATAAGCAGATCCGTCGTCTGGACCACGATGTGCGACGCATTGGCCGCATTTCACGACGGGATCTGGAGGAAATCCTCGATGAGATACGCACACACCGCACCGCGACCAGTTCGCAGTCGTTGATGGTCATACGATGCTGTGGGAATCTGGTGCCCGAGGAGTTGCCCGAGGTACGCACAGCCCTGGTGCAGGAGATCTGGAAGACCCTGAATGCCCTCAATGTACCCATGGACATCTCCCATTACAATGCTCTGCTGCGCGTGTACCTGGAGAACGAGCATCCCTTTGCACCCACGGATTTCCTCGCCGAGATTGAGGCTAAAGGCATCGAACCCAACAGAGTGACATATCAGCGACTGATTGCACGCTATTGCCAGCAGGGTGACATCGAGGGTGCCACCAGAATCTTGGAGTTTATGCGGGGCAAGAGTCTGCCTGTGAATGAGAATGTCTTCAATTCCTTGATCCTGGGACATTCGCAG GCCAACGATTTGGAGTCGGCGAAGGGCATTCTGGCGGTGATGAAGCAGGCCGGCCTAGAGCCCAGTGCCGACACTTATACGACTTTGCTGTGTGCGTTTGCCCGTCATGGAGATCTGGCTGCTTTGCAGGAGACCCTCACAGAATGCGACCAAAAAGAGATCATCTTGCAGGACAAGGATCTGCTGGATACTGTGTACACCCTGGCGGTGAATGGCAATAGCGAAAAGGTTGATGATTTGCTCGCAAAGTTGCACATCTCCCCGGGCTTCAATCAAGATGCCGTCAACGTGATACTACGTCTCGTGAACAAGGGCCACGAAGAGGTGGGTCTGCAGATTCTGCGTGTGATGCCAAGATCGAATCGCGTGAATGGCGAGCCCGTGGATGTGGGCGCCTTCTTCATCCGACAAATGGTAAAGGCCAATCGCCCGGTGGAGAAGATTCTGAGCATCTGCAAGACCCTCCAAGCAGAAGGACTCAATCCCAAGGCCTTGTCCATTGCCACGGAGGCGGGTCTCACCAATGGCGTCGTGAACaatgctctgccgctgctcaagGAGATGAAGAATGCCGGTTTGCCCATCCGCCAGCACTACTTCTGGCCCCTCATCTGCTCGGTGGAGTCCAATCAGGTGCTGGATATTGTCCGTCGCATGCAGCAGGAGTTTGCAGTGCTTCCCAACTCGGAAACGATCAGGGATTATGTGATTCCCAGCTTAAAGGAGAAGAACTGGGAGCGTGTCATCACTGCCTTGAGGGATGCTGGTGTCTCCAACTCCACGGCTGTCACTTCTGCTGTTTATGCCGCTTTAGTCACGCATCAAATTGCAGATGCCGCCAAGATTATGGAGCAGAACAGGGCCCACTATGTCCCGATGCTCTTCAGGCAGCCCTTGATTCTCGCCCTAAGCCACACAAATGATTATGCCTCGTTTATCCGCTGCGTGAGGCAGATCCATGAGGGTCTGCAACAGCGGTCTGCTGGCAAAGAGGAGGAGGCCGAACAGGgagaggcggcagcagcagctacggAGAAGAACAGCGTCCCCGATGTGGTGGGTGGCATTGTCCAGGAGGCAAGCAACTACTTCCATCGCGATCGTGTGGCCACGCTGGAGAAGATCCTTCTGGGATTGGTGAAGCAGGGGCTGTCCATCAGCAGCGCAAAGGCCACCCAGCTCTCGGACCAACTGGGTGCCGAAATGACGCCCAAGATTTCCGAATTGCTGGGAAAACTAAGCTCCGGAGAGCTGGAGCCGACGCCTCTGCCAAGCAGCGGCAAGCGTACATTGGATTCCCTGTCCATCGATG AATTGGAACGCTTCATTGTTAATGTGGAGGCCAAGGGCGAGAATGCAAACAACATCAAAAGACAGCTCCTAAATGCCTGTTTCCGTTCTCAAAACATTGAAAAGACCCTGCAGGTCATAGAAAAACTGGAATCGGAAAAGTACCAGATCCCATTGGGCATCCATGCGCAGCTGGTTGATCTGTATACGCACCACAAGCGCAGCTCTGAGGCCCTGGACGTCTACACGAAGCTAAGGGCCAAAGAACCTACATTCCAGTTGGATAACCTGAAGACAGTGCGACTGGCAGATCTGTTGCTGCAGGAGGAGCGTGTGGAGGAGGCCTTCCAGCTGCTGGCGGATAACAAAAAGGATGCACCCATCAGCGAAACCGAAGGAAGCTTCAATTATGTGAGCACCGTGTGGCGTGTGCTCAATGCCATCGCAGAGGCCGGGCAGCCGGAGAAGCTGCGTCGCCTGTTCGATGCTCTGTTAGCCGACAACTATATTGTGCCCACAAATGTCCTGCTGGGGCCACTGATCAAGGTGCATCTGGTGAAGGACGACATACCCAAGGCCATTGAAACGTTCGAGGGGATCTGCAAGACGTACAAGGTGACACCCTGGAAGAATGAGCTCTCGTGCCGTCTCATCCAGAAGGAGGATGCCGTCAATCTGCAGCGTCTGACCGATCTGAGCACGGGCATCCATGGCGAGGTCAACAGTTTGTACGATCTGGTCTTTTCCTTTGTGGAATGCGGTCGCGTGCGTCAGGCCAGGAAGATCCTGGAGACACCCGGCCTGCGCACACGCCCCCAGAGGATCAGCAGTGCCTGCGATCGGTATCGGAATGAGGGTCTGCTGCAGCCCCTCGAGGGTCTCATAGAAGCCACCAAGGACTTGGGACACATCGACCGAAACAAGATCTATTACACGCTTTTGCTGAGCTACGACAAGGCCGATGAGGCCGAAAAGGCTCTCGGATTGTGGACCAAAATGCAGGAAGAGTCTCTGACACCCACCGATGCATTCCTCTTGAAGCTGGCGGAAATTCTGAGGCGCAAGAACATTGATGTGCCATTTGTGGTGCCCGAAACGCAGCAGCAATCGAGAAGGAACAGAGCGCCCAAAAATCCGGAGCAAACGAAGACAGATACGCCCAAGGAGGAGTCCGCAGTCAAGAAAGAGCCGACACCAAAGAAGGAGCCAGCCAAGCAGGAGGCTACTGTAAGGCCCGTCTCCCACAAGTCTGGCTTCCGCAAGGCACTGCTGGCCAACGATCCGGATGCGGCCATCAGCCACAAACAGAACCTGGCAGCCACCGACAAGATCAACGTTCTGGACACTTCCCGACTCATTGAGCTCCTGGTGCGTGACGATCGTCTGGCCGAGGCCACAAAATATGTGGAGGAACTCCTGGCCGATGGACTCCATCCGCAGATAAAGATCTTCAGGTTCTATTTGAACAAAGTTGCCGCTGCGGGGGATCTGGAAACCCTGCAGAAGATTGGCAAGCAGTTGAACGAAGAGCAGAAGCGCATGGTGTCGTTTGACAATCGTTTCTGCCATGCCAACATTGTGGCCGGCAAGGCTGAGCCGTTCCTCAAGCAATTGACCGTCGAGATAGACACCGCCAAGACGCCCGAGGAGGCGGCCAAGCAGGCGGAGAAGTTCCCGCGTGGCGGGGCCGTTGGCATACTCGACAAGCATCCGGAACTGGTGCCGCAAT ATCAAACGCTGGCGGAGAAATTTGCCGCCCACAATCAATTGGGGCCCATGAATGTGCTGTGGATGCATTTGATATCCAGCGGTCAGGAGGCGGCCTCCAAGGAGATCTGGGACAAGCATCTGTCGCAGTTGCCGCGTCTGATGTTCCAGCGCGTTCTGCAGACGGCCCGTGAGCAGCAGGACGAGAAGCTGGCCACGTCGGTGATCTCACAGCTGAGGGATAGCAAAATATCCGAAGGAGCCATTGGCAATGCCTACTCCTGTCTGATTGACATCCAAACGACCAAGGGAAACCACGAAAAGGCTCTCGATGTGCTCTCCAATGCTGTGAAAGATGTCTCACTGGAGAATATCAATCGCACGGCCCTGCTGAGGCTCAAGCAGGCTGTCGAGGAGAAGGATCTTAAGTTCCCCTATTCGATACCCGAGAAGCGTGTATCCAAGGCTGATTCTTCCTcgtcctccacctcctcgtcGGACAGTAGCGACGATGATGTGTCGCCGAATATTCCCGAAACAGTGCCACGCAAACCCGGAAACCAGGTCTAG